A region of the Bos mutus isolate GX-2022 chromosome 18, NWIPB_WYAK_1.1, whole genome shotgun sequence genome:
TCAGTGACCACATGTGGCCACAGTGGATGTTCCAACCTTGCCTGGATGACtgtcatggtaacccactcttgCAGTGTGTAAGCCCAGGTTTTGTTTGCAgcaagagaagggagaagggagtaGGGAGTCCCCAGCAATGGCAGACTGAGCAGTCCTGTTCACCTAGCAGTGGTGGAGCTTGAGCTAGCTTGAATATGATTcggaaaaaaaaccctaaaagctGAGATGTCACCATGTTAGAACTCCAAACACATGGAGCAGGGCACATTGTACAAACTCAAAGCCTAATCTCTCTATAACCTCCTCCCCCATTTTCCTTTTAACCTCTGGTCTGAGTTCCTTtgcaggctttccaggtggttcagtgggtaaagaatccacctgcaaggagatgtgggttcgatccctgggtcgagaagatcccttgcaggagggcatggaaatctattccagtattctttcctggaaaatcccatgggcagaggagcctggcgggctacagtccatagggttgcaaagagtcagagactgaagtgattgagcatgcactgaGTTCCTTTGCAGCTGGGCTGCCTCACTCCATTTTCTCCACGATCCCTGGGCCCTCCTGCttgatctctttttcttcctgCAGCCTGACTTGAATCTAGCTGTCATCTGGAAATACTTAGTTCTCTTTACAACTTAAATCTGCTCGTATCCCTTCAATCTTGCCTCCCCGGCTGCCCAGTtaagcttctattttttttttttttctggccacgccttgcagcatgcaggatctatcttagttccccaaccagggatcgaacccatgctccatgcagtggaagcgcagcatcctaaccactgggcaaccagggaagtcctgattatGTTTTATTCTTGCTGCCggatttcctttttctgtgtgttACTGTTTACTTTTgctatcttctttcttttttaccacTGCTGTCACATTCCTTTTGCCTTCTCTGCCTGATTTCCTTTGTAACCCTGCAGCTTCACTTCCAGTGCTGCAGCCTGGGGTATCGGTAGGTGTTCCTCCAGCCCTCCCTCCACCTCGCTCCCCCACCTGAACTGCCCGCCGCCTGGACCCTGCACCTGTACACGAGGATGTCGTCGGCTGAGCTGTTGTACTGGATCTGGTACATGCGGATGCCCGGGATAGGCCGCTGATCTGGCCACTGGATGAGAGCCGCTGTGGCACCATGCTCCGTCACCTGGACACCACGGTCAGTAGGGGGCCCAGCCTCAGCCGCCTtggcagaggcagaggcagaagcAGCAGAGGGCGGGGTGAGGgcatcaggctccccgtcccgCGGGGGGTCACAGCTGGTGCTGTTGGCTAGCTGAGGGGGCGGTGGGGGACCCACGGTCAGCTCAACAGCGGCCGTGGCCTCGCCAGCTGCGTTGGCTGCGATACACGTGAAGATGCCGCCATCTCCCGGCTCGGTGACCAGCAGCTCCAGTGTCCCGTTGGGGAAGGCGCGCGCTCGGCTGGAGTTGCCCAGCAGCCGGCCCTGGGGTGACACCCACCGCACGCGGGGCTCGGGGTCCCCCACCGCCCGGCAGCGCAGGGCGGCTGGCCGACCAGCAGGCACAGCCAGGGGCGGTGAGCGGTGGGTCACCACGGGGGGCTCGCACACAAACTCCTCCTCGCCCACTGCCCAGAAGTAGCGGCCACCCAGGGCCGGCGGGGAGGCGCAGGCCTCCAGGTCATCCTCCCGCGCCAGCCGCCGCAGCCACACCAGCTCACAGTTGCAGTGCAGGGGGTTGCCGCCGAAGGCCAGCACCAAGGCGGAAGCAGGTGAGCCGCGGGGCCGGGCCAGCAGCGGCAGGCGGGAGAAGAGCGGGTCCGGCGGGATGGTGGTCAGGCGGTTGGAAGTCATGTCCAGCCGTGCCAGCTTGTGCAGGCGGGAAAAGGCGCCGGCGGGCACGGAAGCCAGCAGGTTGTGGTCGAGGCCCAGCGTATTGACGTTGCCCAGGCGGCCCAGCGCCTCCCAGGGCAGCTGCTCCAGGTTGTTGTAGGAGAGGTCGAGGTCCTCCAGTGTCTCGGCGCAGTCGTCCAGGGCCCCGGCCGCCAGGGCCGCCAGCTGGTTGTTGCTCAGGATGAGGTGGCGCAGGTTGACCAGGCCGCGCAGCTGCCCCTCGCCCAGCGAGGTCAGCCGGTTGCCATCCAGGTGCAGCGCGCGCAGGGCGCGCAGGTCTGAGAAGGCGCCGGCGGCCACGTGGCGGATGGTGTTGCGGGACAAGCTCAGGTGCAGCAGGCCTGTCATGTTGGCCAGGTCCCGGCGCCGCACAGTCGCGATGAAGTTGTCCGCCAGGCGCAGCTCGGCCGCCCGACGGTCCAGCGAGGGTGGCACGAAAAGGAGGCCTGCCCCCGGGCACAGCACGCTTAGGGGCAGGGACTGTGTCTGGCAGCGGCAGCGCCGGGGACACGGGCTGGGTGAGGCTGGCTGGGGTGGAGATGAGGCAGGGGCCAGCGGCAGCAGGCAGAGGAGCAGCGGGAGGACGGCCATCGCGGGCAGGGGCGGCCtgctgggaagaggaggaggcgTTAGGGCAGGCTGAGGCCAGAAGTGGGGTGCTGGAGGGGGTCGGGGTGGTCTGGGACCAGAAGAGAGGGTCATAGTGGGCTGAGAGCAGAGAACTTGATCAACGATGGTCACAGAGGAGTGGTCAGACAGACCAGAAGCCAGAGAAGATGGTTAAAGACTCAGAGAGGTGTGTCAcgagggaagagagggaaaagaaatgaacaaagaaagtcAGAGGGAAGAGAGGTGATTAGAAATGAGACAGCAGAGAACAGGAGCGGTGATCAGGGTGGCGAGACGTGGCCAAAGAGAGAAGAGGTGGTCAAGGCAGTGGGAATGATTAGGAGTAGCCAGACAGGACCAGACAAGAGAGGTTGTTAGAGATGGTCATGAAGATGAGGAGTGGCCAAAAAGAGGGGAAGTTGCCGGGGTGGCCAGATCCAGGAGAGATGGTCAAAGATGGTCTGAAAGGGTCAAAAGGCAGAGAGGTggtcagagaggaggaggggacagacaTGTCAGAGACAGCTGGAGACGGGACAGCTGGTGAGATTGATGGGTGTGGGGAGAGGGCACCAGAGACAGGAAAGGCAGTCAGAGATGTTAGAAATGATCAGAGAGCATCAATGAGCAAGAGAGATTGAGAGAAAAGAGGTGGTCAGTGACGGCCAGGATGGTTGGAGACTGGCAGTTGGAGTCAGGAGTGGATAGAGGACAAGAGAGACAGTAAAAGATGGTTAGACAGAGGAAAAGGTGGATAGAGGAAGtcagagaggagagacagaagaTAGAGAGAGATGGTGAAAGATGGTCAGAGACAGTCACGGGTCAAGGCTTAGAGTCAGGGGTAGACACAGGTAAGAGAGCTGCTGAAAGATGATTAGAGAGAGGTACTACAGACAGAGATGTCAAGGGTGGTCATTGAGTGAAACAGTAGACAGAGGTGGCTGGAGAGAGATGCTGTGGACAGGGGTGTTAAAGGCAATGATCAAAGACAGCAGTGGCAGACAGAGATGGTCAGAGAGGAGTGGGGGCCAGGAGGTAGCCAGGGAGAAGAGCCAGCGGACTTAAGTGTCAAAGATGATCAGAGAGAGAAGAGGTGAATAGAGATGGTCAGtgagaggaagagatggagaaaggagaCTGGAGAGCGGAGTGGTGGACACAAGAGGCAGCTGGAGATGATCAAATAAGACAGATGGTAGAAGAAGCTGGAGAGCCTGAgcggggtgtggggaggggggcagtcaCAGACCTGGAGATGCCATCAGCTGGGGATGAGGAGGTCAGAGAGGGGCAGGGCTGGCCAAATGTCCACAGTGTTCGAGGTAGACTCTTGTGAAGGGACATCTGTTCCCTGGGGAAATTCCAAGGGTGCCCAGGGGGACATGGTCCTCCTTACCTCCACCCCCAGCGATGAAGTTCCTCCCAAGTCCCTCCCCACCACAGGGTCTCCCAGTAGCCTTACCTGAGCTGGAAGCCGCCCCAGGGAGCAAGAATCCTCAAGCTCCgaggggtcaggggtcagggctCTGGAGGGGGTGCCTGGTCATGCCTTCCCTTCTCCCAAAGCCTCTGTCTGTTGTGTCTCTGCTCAGATTTATGGCCAAAGAATCTCCAGACCTTGATACTTAGGGTCTTAGATCTCCAAATATTAGGCCTCTTAAGGGCTCAATTTTAGGGACCCAGGCCCCAATTTGGGTTGCCCGGAGTCACAGTCTCCCAGCTCCAGTCTTGGGATGCTAAACAGACAGATGGATAGTCTAAGATCTGAGTCCCAAACCCAATCTTGGGATTTGATGCTAGAGTTCTGGGTTTAGATATTGGGGCGCTGAGTCAAGATTCACCCCAAATTTCAGCATTCAGCTTAGCAGCAAGGATTTCAGGCCCAAACTCAGGTAGGCCCTTTGCAATGCCAGGGTTCAGATCTTGGACTCTGAGGCCTAAATTTCAGGGTTCGAGTCTCAAATAGTAGGCTCCAGGGTGTAGAAATGAGAATCCAGTCCCAGATTTGAATGTCCCAGGCATAGAACTCAGAGCTCAGCTCCAAATTTGGGGATTCAGATGCCAAACCTCGAGGTTCAGGCTCCAAATATTGGGGTACATATTCCAATTCTTGGGGTTCCAGCTCCAAATCTTGGGGTCCCAGGGACTGATGTTGCGATTTCAGCCCCAAATACTGCTGTTCAGGCTCCAGGTCTTGGGGTCCCAGCCCCAAATCAGGCTCCAGGGCTCAGGTTTCCAGATTTCTGGATCCAATCTCGGGGTGCAGGCTCCCCAATTTCGGGGCGCGGGTCCTGGTTGTGGGGCGGCGGCGTCTCCACTCGCTTCGCGGGATGCAGCGGGGGCTGGTCCAGAGGGAGGGGGGCGGCTGCGGTGGGGGGGGGAGCGGCCAGGCAGCCCCGGGGGCCGGGGTGGGGCGAGGCCTGGGCGCGGAGagacggacagacagacagacagggacACACGGGGTGGGGGCACCGCAGCAAAGGCCGGGACGCAGGGGGGAGGGGCCGCGCTCAGAGACCCCTCCCCcgccggggccggggcgggggccgggCGGGGGCCGGGCAGGCGGGCCGGGTCCGGGCGCTCCCGCGGCCTCCTCGCCGGGAACCCAGGGCCGTGCGCGCGCCCGCGCTTAAAGGCGCAGTCCCCGCGCGCGCCCGCGCTTAAAGGTGTAGGCAGGTCCCCTCTCTCAAAGGCGCGCCCCTAGCCCCACCTTTCATGGAGTCGTCCTGGCTTTCCTTGGGAGAGAGAATCCTTGGATAAAGAGTCAGGAAGACAGAGAGGGACACAGAGACTGAAACCGAGAGACATacagagatagagaaagacagagacagaaagatagGCAGGCTTAgactgagggacagagaggagcagaatcagagaggcagagacagagagataggAAAAGACACAcatattcaaggagagatggagaTACAGAgacccagaaagagaaaaaagagacgAGAGACAGTACAAGTTAGAGATAGACAAAGAGACATAGAGATAGTCaaagaggcagagactgaagGAGAGACAGCGGCAGACTGAGCTGGGCAACTCAGCtgtgaggatgtgtgtgtgtgtgtgtgtgtgtgtgtgtgtgtgtgtgtatctgtgtgtgtccaGCTCTCACTCGCAGCCTTGAATGTGATTCTCTATCCCAGAGACCTCTGCCCCCCAAGCctgtccccttctgccttcctgTCTCAGCATCACCTCTCTGGGATGTCCTTTAGGTGGAATTTCCTTGCTTGGGCCCTGCCTGTATCAAGCCTGATCTTTCAGGCCAGTGTGGAGACTCTGCTCTGTCCCGAGGCTCTTTGCATCGGCTGCAAGGGGAAAACTTGTCTCTGGAAATAGAGCTAGATGTCAAGTCACACTGGCCAGatatcccatggaggaaggagaagatAGGAATTGGAACAGAGGCAGGGGGCTGGCCGGGTTGACCCAGAAAAGTATATCCACTGCCTCCCCCTCCTCAACTCAGGTCCACTGCCCCACAGAATATCCTACTAGAATCGTACTAACACATGACTCACCAGGAGTGGTGTCTGCCTGTGCTGATGCTCGCGGAGGATAGTGGAGGAGAGGATGAGGGTGGGGGGATCCCACGTGTTTCCTGGCAGATGGTGTTGCGGGAAGAGGGATGTGGGCCGTGGTCTACAAGCCTGGCCTCGGAACTTGGTTATAGCAACCTGGGGGACCTAATCTTTTGGGAGCCCTGGTCCAAGGAGGACACACCCTTGGCTCATGGTCATCACCCTACCCTGGGGGAACCTGATCACAAACCCTTCCCCCTACCCCAGAATCCCCCATCTGAGTGGAGGAGTAAAGTAACCCTGTTGGGGGCAGGGGCATGAATGCACATCCACCCTGGCATCACTAGCTCTGCTGAAGGTTTCAGAACAGACTTTTGGCTCCTTCCACTTGTGTGTATTGAAAAATTGCAGCTAAAATTAACTCAGCTCTAGGGCCCGCCTTTCCCGATCATTAGCAAAGTTCATCAGTGCTCCTGGCCCAGTACAACAGATACTGGTTTCTCAGACACTCAGGAAAAGGATGAGAAGTTTCAGAGATGCTACAGCAGTGGCAGAggtgggggagacagaggaaaATACCTGGAAAGTGAaactgatcttcctgacccagggatcaaaccaaggtcccttccattgcaggcggattctttaccaactgagccacaagggaagcctgaaaataCCTGGAGACAATCCCAAACAGACTGGGATTAGAATTCAGTGCAACTGGCTGATTTTGGGTGTGGCCCCAGGAAATGCGCAAGTGGGGAGGGAAAGAGTGAGGCAGAGGAGGGACCAAGTTAATAGAAGGTGCGGATGAGGAGTAGGTTACCCTTTTGGGCAACTGGGGCTTGA
Encoded here:
- the LRFN3 gene encoding leucine-rich repeat and fibronectin type-III domain-containing protein 3 isoform X2 → MAVLPLLLCLLPLAPASSPPQPASPSPCPRRCRCQTQSLPLSVLCPGAGLLFVPPSLDRRAAELRLADNFIATVRRRDLANMTGLLHLSLSRNTIRHVAAGAFSDLRALRALHLDGNRLTSLGEGQLRGLVNLRHLILSNNQLAALAAGALDDCAETLEDLDLSYNNLEQLPWEALGRLGNVNTLGLDHNLLASVPAGAFSRLHKLARLDMTSNRLTTIPPDPLFSRLPLLARPRGSPASALVLAFGGNPLHCNCELVWLRRLAREDDLEACASPPALGGRYFWAVGEEEFVCEPPVVTHRSPPLAVPAGRPAALRCRAVGDPEPRVRWVSPQGRLLGNSSRARAFPNGTLELLVTEPGDGGIFTCIAANAAGEATAAVELTVGPPPPPQLANSTSCDPPRDGEPDALTPPSAASASASAKAAEAGPPTDRGVQVTEHGATAALIQWPDQRPIPGIRMYQIQYNSSADDILVYRMIPAESSSFLLTDLASGRTYDLCVLAVYEDSATGLTATRPVGCNRFSTEPALRPCGAPHAPFLGGTMIIALGGVIVASVLVFIFVLLMRYKVHGGQPPGKTKASAPVSSVCSQTNGALGPMPAPPAPEPTAPRAHTVVQLDCEPWGPSHEPMGP
- the LRFN3 gene encoding leucine-rich repeat and fibronectin type-III domain-containing protein 3 isoform X1, whose translation is MSLHKSLPRTLWTFGQPCPSLTSSSPADGISRPPLPAMAVLPLLLCLLPLAPASSPPQPASPSPCPRRCRCQTQSLPLSVLCPGAGLLFVPPSLDRRAAELRLADNFIATVRRRDLANMTGLLHLSLSRNTIRHVAAGAFSDLRALRALHLDGNRLTSLGEGQLRGLVNLRHLILSNNQLAALAAGALDDCAETLEDLDLSYNNLEQLPWEALGRLGNVNTLGLDHNLLASVPAGAFSRLHKLARLDMTSNRLTTIPPDPLFSRLPLLARPRGSPASALVLAFGGNPLHCNCELVWLRRLAREDDLEACASPPALGGRYFWAVGEEEFVCEPPVVTHRSPPLAVPAGRPAALRCRAVGDPEPRVRWVSPQGRLLGNSSRARAFPNGTLELLVTEPGDGGIFTCIAANAAGEATAAVELTVGPPPPPQLANSTSCDPPRDGEPDALTPPSAASASASAKAAEAGPPTDRGVQVTEHGATAALIQWPDQRPIPGIRMYQIQYNSSADDILVYRMIPAESSSFLLTDLASGRTYDLCVLAVYEDSATGLTATRPVGCNRFSTEPALRPCGAPHAPFLGGTMIIALGGVIVASVLVFIFVLLMRYKVHGGQPPGKTKASAPVSSVCSQTNGALGPMPAPPAPEPTAPRAHTVVQLDCEPWGPSHEPMGP